The following proteins are encoded in a genomic region of Candidatus Eisenbacteria bacterium:
- a CDS encoding DUF5320 domain-containing protein: MPGGDRTGPLGMGARAGRGAGYCAGYGMPGSANPGLGVGGGFGFGRGRGAWGRGFGGRGRGWRYGFFVTGMPGWMRPGGLAGPYGYTPAGALDPETEKRMLEGRAEALRSELELLEKRLSEIGAERPTEG, translated from the coding sequence ATGCCGGGAGGGGATCGAACAGGACCCTTGGGGATGGGAGCGCGAGCAGGTCGGGGAGCAGGGTACTGCGCGGGGTACGGGATGCCGGGCTCCGCGAATCCGGGCCTCGGGGTTGGCGGTGGGTTCGGCTTCGGGCGCGGCCGAGGCGCCTGGGGGCGCGGCTTCGGCGGTCGAGGTCGCGGGTGGCGCTACGGATTTTTCGTCACAGGGATGCCCGGCTGGATGCGGCCCGGAGGATTGGCCGGTCCCTACGGGTACACGCCGGCAGGTGCGCTCGATCCCGAGACGGAGAAGCGAATGCTCGAGGGGCGGGCCGAAGCGCTCCGGTCGGAGTTGGAACTCCTTGAGAAGCGTCTCTCGGAGATCGGCGCCGAAAGACCTACGGAAGGGTAG
- the pruA gene encoding L-glutamate gamma-semialdehyde dehydrogenase, which translates to MRGTFQNEPLTDFSLEANRKKMEEAIREFSSTFGKEYDCFIGGKPVRFQETFVSRNPSKPSEIVGVFPKARNEDAEKALLAAEKAFESWKRVPAKERADLLFLAADGMRERRFLHNASMVLEAGKTWPEADGDTAEAIDFLEFYGREALRYAGEQPVTPFPGERPELRYIPLGVGLVIPPWNFPLAILCGMTSAAIAAGNTVVLKPSSETPVIGALFNDLMRSVGVPDGVLNFITGPGAVGGDYLVRHPRTRFISFTGSKEVGLGVIEKAGKAAPGQIWIKRVVAEMGGKDAIVVDSEADLDAAAAAVSASAFGLQGQKCSACSRAIVVAGVYDAFLEKLLPIVRKIKVGDPRDFSNTMGPVVSEKAMNTILSYIDKGKSEGKLAHGGNRIGSEGYFIEPTVIADVAPRAVIAQEEIFGPVLAVIRAKDYDDALRIANDTEYGLTGSVYTRNRAKIERAKEEFHVGNLYINRKCTGALVGVHPFGGFNMSGTDSKAGGRDYLLLFLQAKSISEKIEQP; encoded by the coding sequence ATGCGCGGCACGTTTCAGAACGAGCCCTTGACCGATTTCTCCCTAGAGGCGAACCGGAAGAAGATGGAGGAGGCGATTCGAGAGTTCTCCTCGACCTTCGGCAAGGAATACGACTGCTTCATCGGCGGAAAGCCGGTTCGTTTCCAGGAGACGTTCGTCTCGCGGAACCCATCGAAGCCCTCCGAGATCGTGGGGGTCTTCCCGAAGGCGAGAAACGAGGACGCGGAGAAGGCGCTTCTCGCCGCGGAGAAGGCGTTCGAATCGTGGAAGCGCGTTCCCGCGAAGGAGCGAGCCGATCTCCTCTTCCTGGCGGCGGATGGAATGCGCGAGCGCCGATTCCTTCACAATGCAAGCATGGTGCTCGAGGCGGGGAAGACATGGCCCGAGGCGGACGGCGACACGGCCGAGGCGATCGACTTCCTCGAGTTCTACGGGCGCGAGGCGCTCCGCTACGCCGGCGAGCAGCCGGTGACCCCCTTCCCGGGCGAGAGGCCCGAGCTTCGCTACATCCCGCTCGGGGTCGGCCTCGTGATCCCGCCGTGGAACTTCCCGCTCGCGATCCTCTGCGGGATGACCTCGGCGGCGATCGCGGCGGGGAACACGGTCGTCCTGAAGCCGTCGAGCGAAACCCCCGTGATCGGCGCCCTCTTCAACGATCTCATGCGGAGCGTCGGCGTTCCGGACGGCGTCCTCAACTTCATCACGGGGCCGGGCGCCGTGGGCGGCGACTACCTCGTGCGGCATCCGCGCACGCGCTTCATCTCGTTCACCGGATCGAAGGAGGTCGGTCTCGGCGTCATCGAGAAGGCCGGTAAGGCCGCGCCGGGCCAGATCTGGATCAAGCGCGTCGTCGCCGAGATGGGGGGAAAGGACGCGATCGTGGTCGATTCGGAAGCCGATCTCGACGCCGCGGCCGCCGCCGTCTCCGCGTCCGCATTCGGCCTCCAAGGCCAGAAATGCTCCGCGTGCTCGCGCGCGATCGTCGTCGCCGGCGTGTACGACGCGTTCCTCGAAAAGCTCCTCCCGATCGTCCGAAAGATCAAAGTCGGCGATCCGCGCGACTTCTCGAACACGATGGGGCCGGTCGTGAGCGAGAAGGCGATGAACACGATTCTCTCCTACATCGACAAGGGGAAGAGCGAAGGGAAGCTCGCGCACGGCGGGAATCGGATCGGGAGCGAGGGCTATTTCATCGAGCCGACCGTGATCGCGGACGTCGCCCCGCGCGCCGTCATCGCGCAAGAGGAGATCTTCGGGCCGGTTCTCGCGGTGATCCGCGCGAAGGACTACGACGACGCGCTCCGCATCGCGAACGACACCGAGTACGGGCTCACGGGTTCCGTCTACACGAGGAACCGCGCCAAGATCGAGCGGGCGAAAGAGGAGTTCCACGTGGGGAACCTCTACATCAACCGCAAGTGCACCGGCGCGCTCGTCGGTGTTCACCCGTTCGGCGGGTTCAACATGTCGGGAACCGACTCGAAGGCGGGGGGACGGGATTATCTCCTCCTCTTCCTCCAGGCGAAGTCGATTTCGGAGAAGATCGAGCAACCGTAA
- a CDS encoding NifB/NifX family molybdenum-iron cluster-binding protein has translation MRIAIPIADGELAPHFGHCECFALFDVDLGARKIVKREDIEAPPHQPGLLPAWLAERRTNVILAGGMGRRGQQLFADRQIEVVVGAPSAPPERLVSDCLEGRLRSGGNLCDH, from the coding sequence ATGCGAATCGCGATTCCAATCGCGGATGGGGAGCTGGCCCCGCACTTCGGGCATTGCGAGTGTTTCGCTCTCTTCGACGTGGATCTCGGGGCGAGGAAGATCGTGAAGAGAGAGGACATCGAGGCGCCTCCGCATCAGCCGGGGCTGCTCCCGGCTTGGCTGGCGGAGCGACGGACGAACGTGATCCTCGCGGGCGGCATGGGACGCCGCGGCCAGCAGCTCTTCGCCGACCGGCAGATCGAGGTGGTCGTGGGGGCTCCGTCCGCTCCGCCCGAGAGGCTGGTGTCCGACTGCTTGGAAGGGAGGCTCCGCTCGGGCGGGAACCTCTGCGACCACTGA
- a CDS encoding glycosyltransferase family 39 protein: MTGNRNAGRAGLLLLALFLAAYVLDFARDIAERDCFSWMDPEQYYSFALSIVEEGAAPARGFDVASAFPFFVAPFLALGGKTIPAALATNILFALLLAFAVAALARAVGIRSPSAVPVLLVLGSPLLIGLSRELYVEFALTALVAIGYVLWFRAEGLRRRGSAVLLALFFVLGLLVKMTFLLFFAGPFALEAARAFRSRDARRLASLAAVFFLPAIAVFAGIRIFFPDSFAYYASLGNTRIPIMRLIGPPDLFSLESLAYAFVQTARLGLGLLSVFLILPVRHRKRLFDPGDPAGDRFRVLALWLLVPLVLFTFQVVKEPRHAAPVAVPAGLLILGAIERMRRPRARSVLLAAALLASMGQYLALTRGAVFCPYRLTGALDPRGVEEAMVRADPERGPMQTPDGRLDINRWRFTRSLALAGFDRNEALALAWRFGPAVVYDLDLPQWTGGSEKAYERFEDLFYFSALNIYNARAGWPRFFFTLNREAVVRHADFILARMDEEGARASFEGAEVVGSAGANGSIVLLAPREPSPFSYRDLYAREFLNRALPKDPKELNTIYFSLFMGDRLAGKNSPAGALLEGFPPSFRPGRERRNIFWIARDGPLQAFAERQYGAHLERTRSTRTIPSP; encoded by the coding sequence TTGACCGGGAATCGGAACGCGGGCCGAGCGGGGCTGCTTCTTCTCGCCCTCTTCCTCGCCGCGTACGTCCTCGACTTCGCGCGCGACATCGCCGAGAGAGACTGCTTTTCCTGGATGGATCCGGAGCAGTACTACTCGTTCGCCCTCTCGATCGTCGAAGAGGGCGCGGCACCGGCCCGAGGCTTCGACGTGGCCTCGGCGTTCCCCTTCTTCGTCGCGCCCTTCCTCGCGCTCGGCGGGAAGACGATCCCGGCGGCTCTCGCGACGAACATTCTCTTCGCGCTTCTCCTCGCCTTCGCGGTCGCCGCCCTCGCGCGCGCGGTCGGGATCCGCTCTCCCTCCGCGGTCCCCGTCCTCCTCGTCCTCGGCTCTCCCCTCCTCATCGGCCTCTCGCGGGAGCTGTACGTCGAGTTCGCCCTGACCGCTCTGGTGGCGATCGGCTATGTTCTCTGGTTTCGGGCCGAGGGGCTTCGAAGAAGAGGATCGGCGGTTCTTCTCGCGCTCTTCTTCGTTCTCGGACTTCTCGTGAAGATGACGTTTCTCCTCTTCTTCGCCGGTCCTTTCGCGCTCGAGGCGGCGCGCGCGTTTCGGTCGCGCGACGCGCGGCGGCTCGCCTCTCTCGCCGCGGTCTTCTTTCTTCCCGCGATCGCCGTGTTCGCCGGGATCCGGATCTTCTTTCCCGATTCGTTCGCGTACTACGCGTCGCTCGGCAACACCCGGATCCCGATCATGCGGCTGATCGGCCCGCCCGATCTCTTCTCGCTCGAATCGCTCGCCTATGCTTTCGTGCAAACCGCGCGGCTCGGGCTCGGCCTTCTCTCCGTGTTCCTGATCCTGCCCGTCCGGCATCGGAAGCGTCTCTTCGATCCGGGAGATCCCGCGGGCGACCGCTTTCGGGTTCTTGCTCTCTGGCTTCTCGTTCCGCTCGTTCTCTTTACGTTTCAAGTGGTGAAGGAGCCCCGGCACGCGGCTCCTGTCGCGGTGCCGGCGGGGCTACTCATCCTCGGGGCCATTGAGAGGATGCGCCGGCCGCGCGCGAGGAGCGTTCTTCTCGCGGCGGCGCTCCTTGCGTCGATGGGACAGTACCTCGCCTTGACGCGCGGCGCGGTCTTCTGCCCTTACCGGCTCACGGGGGCGCTCGACCCTCGAGGGGTGGAGGAGGCGATGGTGCGCGCGGATCCTGAGCGAGGTCCGATGCAGACGCCGGACGGACGGCTCGACATCAACCGCTGGCGTTTCACGAGGAGCCTCGCGCTTGCCGGGTTCGATCGGAACGAAGCGCTCGCGCTCGCCTGGCGATTCGGTCCGGCGGTGGTCTATGATCTCGACCTTCCTCAGTGGACCGGCGGGAGCGAGAAAGCCTACGAGCGCTTCGAGGATCTCTTTTACTTTTCGGCGCTCAACATCTACAACGCGCGCGCCGGCTGGCCGCGCTTTTTCTTCACGCTCAACCGCGAGGCGGTCGTGCGCCACGCGGACTTCATCCTGGCGCGGATGGACGAGGAGGGCGCGCGCGCGTCGTTCGAGGGAGCGGAGGTCGTCGGAAGCGCCGGAGCGAACGGATCGATCGTGCTTCTTGCGCCGCGCGAGCCGTCGCCGTTTTCGTATCGCGACCTCTATGCGCGCGAGTTCCTGAACCGCGCTCTCCCGAAGGATCCCAAGGAGCTCAACACGATCTACTTCTCCCTCTTCATGGGAGATCGCCTCGCCGGAAAGAACTCGCCCGCGGGGGCGTTGCTGGAAGGCTTCCCTCCCTCGTTTCGCCCGGGACGGGAGCGGCGAAACATCTTCTGGATCGCCCGTGACGGGCCCCTCCAAGCGTTCGCGGAGAGGCAGTACGGGGCTCATCTCGAACGCACCCGATCGACCCGAACGATTCCCTCCCCTTGA